The sequence below is a genomic window from Acidobacteriota bacterium.
AACTTCGGTCAGACCAACTACGCTGCCACCAAGGGCGGGGTGATCACCATGACCAAGGGCTGGGCGCGGGAGCTGGGCCGTTACGGCATCCGCTCCAACGCCGTGGCACCGGGCTTCATCGCCACCGAGATCCTGCAGAGCATGCCTCAGAAGGTGCTCGACGGGATGGTCGCCCACACGCCTTTGGGGCGCATGGGCAAACCCGAGGACATCGCCGAGGCCTACCTCTGGCTGGCCTCCGACGGGGCTTCCTTCGTCAGCGGCACGGTGCTGTCGGTGGACGGCGGCCTGGTACCCGGGACATGACGGGGGCTGGAGTATGAGTCGCTACGCTCAAATCATCTCCACCGGTAGCTACCTGCCGCCGGTGGAGGTGCCCAACGATGTGCTGCGGGAGCGCTTGGCCCGCGTCGACCCGGAGCTCGACGGTTTCGTCGACAAGATGGAGGCGCGCACCGGCATTCGTCGGCGGTGGTACGCCCCGGAGGATTGGGCCACTTCGGACCTGGCGCTGCCGGCGGCACAGCAAGCCCTGGAGCGCGCTGGCCGCCGGCCCGAGGACGTGGATCTGATCCTCCTCGGCACCGACTCGCCGGACTTCATCACCCCCGCCACCTCGACGGTGCTGCAGCACAAGCTGGGGGCGGTGAACGCCGGCAGCTTCGACATCGGCTGCGCCTGCGCGTCGTTCCCCACCGGTCTGGCGACGGGAGCCGGATGGATCGCTGCCAACCCGAGCATCCGGACCGTCTTGGTGCTCGGCGTCTACCTCATGCATCGCCTCGCCGACCCGGAGGATCCGATGATCTTCTTCTACGGCGACGGCGCCGGGGCGGCGGTGCTGGAGCCGGCGGAGGAGCCCGGCTTCGTCTGCGCCGCAGCCCAGGCGGATGGCTCCTATGCCCACAATTGGGGCATCTTCGCCGGCGGTACGGCGCAGCCCGCCACCGTCCAGGCGGTGGAGCTGGGCCAGACCCAGGTGCGCATGCTCGAACGCTATCCGCCGGAGGTCAATCACGAGGGCTGGCCGCGGCTGGTGCGCCGCCTGGCGAAGGACGGTGGTTTCGCCTTGGAGGACGTCGATCTCTTCATCTTCACCCAGGTGCGCAAGCCGTCGATCCAGACGGTGATGGACGATCTGGGGCTGCCGGTGGAGCGCGCCCACACCATCATGGAGGAGTGCGGCTACACCGGCTCCGCCTGCCTGGGTATGGCCTTCGACGACGCCGTCGGCCAGGGCAAAACCAAGCCCGGCGACCTGGTGGTCTTCGTCGGCTCCGGCGTCGGCTACAACCAGGCGGGGGCGGCGTTCCGGGTCGGGGCGGTCAACGGCGGGGAGGGGGGATGATGAGCAAGCTGAGTCTCTTCGCCGTGGCTGCCGTGGCGGTGGTGGTCTTGATCTCTTGGAGCTCGGCTCGGGGCGACCAGCCGCAGAAGAACGAGGCCCCTCGAGCCCCGGCCAAACCCGCCGCCGAGGCTGCCGAGCAGGCTCCGGCGCAACAACCTGGTCCCCTCGATCTCTTCGCCGCCTACAGCCGCGTCCAGCTGGCCAACGCCGGCTTCCAGCGCCGGGAGGCAGAGGAAGCTGGGGGGCGGCTGGTGTGGTGGGAGAAGGGTGAGGGAGCGCCCCTGGTGCTGATCCACGGGGTCACCGACCAGGCGGGGACCTGGTTCTCCGCCGCGCCGATGCTGGCCGAGGAGTATCGGGTGCTGCTGGTGGACCTCCCCGGTCACGGCGAGAGTGCTCCCGCCGCCGGCCCGCTGAAGATGACCACGGTGGTGGAGAGCTTCGAGGGCTGGTTGCAGGCCCACGGGGTGACGGAAGGGCAGCCGGCACCGATCCTGGTGGGCAACTCCATGGGGGCCTGGGTGGCGATGCTGGCGGCCTTGCACCATCCAGCGGCGGTGAGCCGGGTGGTGGCCATCAACGGCGGCCCGCTACGCGCCGACACCGGTGAGCTGAGCCTGTT
It includes:
- a CDS encoding ketoacyl-ACP synthase III, which translates into the protein MSRYAQIISTGSYLPPVEVPNDVLRERLARVDPELDGFVDKMEARTGIRRRWYAPEDWATSDLALPAAQQALERAGRRPEDVDLILLGTDSPDFITPATSTVLQHKLGAVNAGSFDIGCACASFPTGLATGAGWIAANPSIRTVLVLGVYLMHRLADPEDPMIFFYGDGAGAAVLEPAEEPGFVCAAAQADGSYAHNWGIFAGGTAQPATVQAVELGQTQVRMLERYPPEVNHEGWPRLVRRLAKDGGFALEDVDLFIFTQVRKPSIQTVMDDLGLPVERAHTIMEECGYTGSACLGMAFDDAVGQGKTKPGDLVVFVGSGVGYNQAGAAFRVGAVNGGEGG
- a CDS encoding alpha/beta hydrolase; the protein is MMSKLSLFAVAAVAVVVLISWSSARGDQPQKNEAPRAPAKPAAEAAEQAPAQQPGPLDLFAAYSRVQLANAGFQRREAEEAGGRLVWWEKGEGAPLVLIHGVTDQAGTWFSAAPMLAEEYRVLLVDLPGHGESAPAAGPLKMTTVVESFEGWLQAHGVTEGQPAPILVGNSMGAWVAMLAALHHPAAVSRVVAINGGPLRADTGELSLLPKDREEARRLMAALRGPDAPPTPDAVLDDLVRRAKTGQAARMFQAEADLDGHLLEGRLGEISTPVDLLWGEADEYLGRDYPQRLLDGLPNARLTWIERCGHVPQVECPAKFAAALPAVLAQSAPGPAESGDEDEDP